The Anopheles gambiae chromosome 2, idAnoGambNW_F1_1, whole genome shotgun sequence genomic sequence TCCTGTTGGGGGAAcgttttattgttgttaactGTTGTAAAATTCAAATATGGAGCATTGTAAACTCTTTTCCTTTCCCTACCCTAAAGTACCCTGATTTCGGCGGTTTCGGCCACATTGGAATGATGGTGTTTCATCAGTCAGTTTCGATTTAGgaactgtttgtttgttcgctgTTGGCATGTCGGCGTTTGGCGGTTACCAGCGGATCAACAGTTTGGCTACCAGCGCCATTAGCAACGTGGAGGTAATAACCTGATGGGAAGCCGTCGTAAGCTCACCTACATTGCGTGCATGTTTCCGGGGAGTTGCTTCCTGCAAATAGAGAGAGATTCACATCAATACTTAGCGCCATGGTAGTCGAGGTCTTTTTAGTTGCACTGAGCGCATCTTTCGACACTTACACCCGTAATGTTGGCACAGGGCGTTTCTCGGCGCACGAACTTGAACAGCGATTCGACCAAATTGGCCGGTGTCGATTCCTTGCAGCCTTCCAGTGCTTGCACCATGCATTCCTGGAGCGAGCTCATCTCACTTTGCAAACGAAAAACCAAGTGATATTAATTTGACACCTTCCACACACCATAACAGCCGCCGCACAGAGCAATACTTACTCGCACTGCTTTTTGCCCATCACCAGCTTGGGCAGCCCTTCGGAGGCGGCAGGTGCAGAGTCATCCCTCAGATATCCCGACATCGTACCATTGACACAGTCAATCAGAGCGTCCTTCTGATCGGCAAAGCACTCCGGGCCTTCCTCGGCGATGAACACTGTATGAAAAGTGCAGGTGATAATTGAAATCCGGAACTGCATTTACATGGTAAACATTCAATTGAAGCAACATCCAGCAGCTCGTTACTTACGTGCAATCTGATCGCCATCCTTGTGGCAGACAAAATTTAACAACCCATGCACAAtgttcaccatcaccaccttgCTTTCCTTTTCGTCATTTTCCAAGCAAACGTCCACCTTGGCGGAGAACGTATCGATACACTCGATGGCAGCGGAACGTCTGCGGCAGTACCTGTTGATGGTTAGAGTCAACATTGAACAGGGTTAGCGATATATCGGTCAATGGAACGAACgcgcaaacgcaaacgcaagCATGCCATGACGTTATACTTGTTGAACACGGTGTCCAGATCGCCGGTCGGTTTCGCTTTCTTGATCTCTTCCTGCAGATCGCTAAAGTCGACCAGGTCCTTCATGCAGTCGCCAAACTTTTGGGCCGCCTGTTCCGCCTCCTCGTACGATGCATCGCTGCCGGCCACACGGGAACACTTGTCTTTGATGATTTTCTGTATATCCTCCAGCTTGGGCAGGGTGACGTTCTTAAACTCTGGCGGCAGTATGTCGGCCAGCACCTCATCCTTTAGCTTGTTGATATCGATGCTGTTTAAATCGATCGTTCCCGGTTCGGTCGACTCATCCGCTGCAACGCCGCCGGACTGGAATGCTGGAAGGGGGAGCAAAAATACGTCACGTTAAAGTTTGCTTTTcggtatgctgctgctgctgtgtatgcCTTTGTCTTTGTTCCACTCGCAGTAACGATGACCTTTGAACAGCAGAGCTATGGGATTGTTATCGCATGGACCTTATGGTTCTTATCAGTTCCTTCCCGGGCCATTTACCCAGCGCACTCGTGAGTAATGGAAGACACCTAGCCCTTTTTACAACACCACAGGCCCATCGTAATGAAGTATTCGACTTGCGCTTACTTACCGATCACTGCCAGCAGCGGCACCAGCAACAACGCTGCACAGGAACCCAAACGACGGGATGGAATCATTTTGCGTGCGAAACGATCCGGTCAGGACAGCCAACGTCCGAAACTAATTGAGCCGAACGAGAAGCACTTGAGGTTGGTCGCAACGACGCGCTGATACTACACCGCCACCACACGACGACAAATGACCGGATCCCGAATTGGGTGGAACGCGACTGGACACGCCGATGTTTCGATGCCTTATCAATAAGCCCGACCGTATAATACCTGAAGTAACAATGATGATAACGGATCAGTTAGCGCAGGAGGGAGCTCAGGGCGGCGATTCGAGCTGAAACCTCTTTGCGCAGTGAGCGTTTCGCGCGCTCGTCGTGAAAGGCATTTTGATTTGATGGCAAGGTCATGCTTACAACCTGACCGCCGCACCACACCGGcgccgtccgtccgtccgtcagTCCCGAGACCGACCTGACTCATTACCATCCGTGTACAGTGCAAATAACGCGTAATGTACAAGGTCTTTTTTGCAGCTTTTTATTGCTCCTGCTTCGCTCTCCCCACCAATCGTGCGTCGTTCAGTGCAAACAATGCGTTACCCCCTGTACCCTTCTACAATGAGTACGATGAGTGGCAATAATTCAAAGTACAGGTTTTTTAAGTGTTCAGAAATATCACCACAGCCAGGCGAACACAAGACCACGAAACAGGGTGTAAAACTGggacaaaaaataatacacaccTCTTTACCTATGCACCTATGCATACCATACAACCACAGCCGCAGATGTACGCACTCTTACACTTACGGAATTTATTAACTGCTACCTAAAATCAATGGTATGCAACATTGAAAAATACAGCTCTAAGCTTGTAATTCtatacacaacaaaacaaaacacaaaaccgtTGACCGCTTGCGTTCGGCAGAAACTGTCGGTGTTCCGAGAATGTTCGTTTCCCGAGCTGTCAGTTTACACACTCAATCTGCACCCGTCGCGTACACTTTGATGCAGTTTGAGGCGGTGCGCACGAGAGGTGGTGTACGGCTACGCACACAGATTGAGTGTGTTTCTTTCCGCTGCGTTTCGGAATGCAACAAGCAGTGGCttcacaaaataaacaaacgaaacaagcACCACAGCGCGTACAGTGGTGGAACAAACGTTTGACAGCTCGTCCTGTACATTGATCGAAAATATGTGTTCTTCCGCTTGTAATTACCTGcaaatgcttcaaaataaTTAACGATAATCGTTTGCATGAATGAAATGGTAGAAAAACAATCCTAACAAACCTGTTCCCCGAACGACCGAACAAACGTCAAAGATTAACCCTTGATGGGTCAAGGAAGCTGCTAGGGGTTGCGCACGGCGCCTTTTCACTCGGAAACATAAAACTGTATGTTTATTAATCGTTAAGTAAACACTTGTGCATTGATTTGTGTTTCAACAACAATCGGAAAACGTTTGCGTGTCTTTCTTATTCCGGGTGCAGCACAGTTTCATCATCAGCTGCTCGCCACGACGACTTCCCGGCGTGCAGGAGTTTTCCTGTTTCCTCACTTTGGTTCATCTTGCTCCTGCTGCTCATCTCTCAAGGCAGTAGTAGTTAAgagtggtgtatgtgtgtgtgtaaaaactcGGAATCACTTCCGGTAGTCGTTTGATCGAACCAATCTAATACATAAGATGTATGCTGGGTACATAAAAAATGGGCCATGGGGGAGTA encodes the following:
- the LOC1269562 gene encoding 27 kDa hemolymph protein, encoding MIPSRRLGSCAALLLVPLLAVIAFQSGGVAADESTEPGTIDLNSIDINKLKDEVLADILPPEFKNVTLPKLEDIQKIIKDKCSRVAGSDASYEEAEQAAQKFGDCMKDLVDFSDLQEEIKKAKPTGDLDTVFNKYCRRRSAAIECIDTFSAKVDVCLENDEKESKVVMVNIVHGLLNFVCHKDGDQIALFIAEEGPECFADQKDALIDCVNGTMSGYLRDDSAPAASEGLPKLVMGKKQCDEMSSLQECMVQALEGCKESTPANLVESLFKFVRRETPCANITGEATPRKHARNVGELTTASHQVITSTLLMALVAKLLIRW